In the genome of Massilia sp. PAMC28688, one region contains:
- a CDS encoding DUF6710 family protein, which produces MFTRLMEIANGIHRQNATGLARLVSAILGPLQSDHLLSVAERVQHAAVGAASLERLFSPDYFFSLFDPSDCVQLRPEDYSVDLARDIVLSTPWNRNCFVNALANIGSGRSCGTWRQDPNHAVSLVLPWRFGIVINGNHSIAAGILGREGVLTPSEVLDLTPLLNRVRCDGNHFVRRDSGENIARIQNGRTAALFEIGRLMATAQPSRGS; this is translated from the coding sequence GTGTTCACGCGCCTGATGGAGATAGCAAATGGAATTCATCGCCAGAATGCGACAGGCTTGGCGAGGTTGGTTTCCGCAATCTTGGGACCTCTGCAATCAGACCATTTGCTGTCTGTTGCGGAGCGCGTCCAGCATGCTGCTGTCGGAGCAGCCTCGTTAGAACGTCTTTTTTCCCCGGACTACTTCTTTTCCCTTTTCGACCCATCAGACTGCGTACAGCTGCGCCCGGAGGACTACAGCGTCGACCTCGCCCGTGACATCGTCCTAAGCACACCTTGGAACCGCAACTGCTTCGTAAACGCGTTGGCGAACATTGGTTCCGGGCGGAGTTGCGGCACTTGGCGCCAAGATCCGAATCACGCAGTTTCGCTGGTCCTGCCGTGGAGATTTGGTATCGTAATCAATGGCAACCATTCAATTGCAGCTGGGATTCTAGGACGTGAAGGGGTGCTTACCCCATCAGAGGTTCTCGACCTTACGCCACTGCTTAACCGGGTCAGATGTGACGGAAATCATTTCGTCCGCAGGGACTCGGGCGAAAACATAGCTCGGATCCAGAACGGGCGTACGGCAGCGCTGTTCGAGATCGGCAGACTGATGGCCACCGCCCAGCCATCCAGAGGTAGCTAA
- a CDS encoding plasmid pRiA4b ORF-3 family protein, which translates to MAKKNIVITLRISIADITPPIWRRIVVDGDLSLRALHHIIQAAFGWTDAHLHEFRVEGRTYSMLDNEHVLEGSYDSDEEMFDDRKGKLNRLLYTGQRFTYQYDFGDSWQHEIHVEKIEQRPEPMGSAYIIDGKRACPPEDVGGIGGYDDFLTTLRDEPKSQEAKDYLRWVGGSFDAEAFDQRMANATLLRMAWNGWGRK; encoded by the coding sequence ATGGCCAAGAAAAATATCGTCATCACTTTGCGCATCAGCATCGCAGACATCACGCCGCCAATCTGGCGCCGTATCGTCGTCGACGGCGACCTCAGCTTGCGTGCGCTTCATCACATCATCCAGGCCGCGTTTGGCTGGACCGACGCCCATCTTCATGAGTTTCGTGTTGAGGGCCGCACCTACAGCATGCTTGACAACGAGCATGTTCTTGAGGGCAGCTACGACAGCGACGAGGAAATGTTCGATGACCGAAAAGGAAAGCTGAATCGATTGCTGTACACCGGCCAGCGCTTCACCTACCAATACGATTTCGGGGACAGCTGGCAGCATGAAATTCACGTCGAAAAAATTGAGCAACGTCCAGAGCCAATGGGCAGTGCCTATATCATCGATGGCAAGCGCGCATGCCCGCCTGAAGACGTCGGCGGCATCGGCGGCTACGACGACTTCCTCACGACACTGCGGGACGAACCGAAGAGCCAGGAAGCAAAGGACTATTTGAGATGGGTGGGCGGCAGCTTCGACGCAGAGGCCTTCGATCAGCGAATGGCGAACGCGACGCTGCTGCGCATGGCTTGGAATGGCTGGGGCCGGAAGTAA
- a CDS encoding IS3 family transposase (programmed frameshift), giving the protein MHNRKHQISTPVAPPDTTDVSPSEAQRPDPEVVPTAKRRAFSKAEKLRILAAADACVAPGDIGALLRREGIYSSHLATWRKQRQAAGEVAALERKRGPKADPAAAQTRRVLELEKEVERLRAKLVKADLIIDVQKKLSTLLGEHQRHTERAEVINAANSLGEQVGLAAACRALRLPRSALYRDRAARHICLLPPPVATAPARRPPLALSELERRVVLDVLNSPRFANCAPAAIHAQLLDEGRYVASVRTMYRLLQGCAAVRERRNQLRHPEYAKPELLAVVPNQVWSWDITKLKGPVRGTCFHLYVILDIFSRYVVGWMVAEQETAELAEQLIANTAAKECISPGALTLHADRGSSMRSKPVATLLSDLGIAKSHSRPYVSDDNPYSEAQFKTMKYQPGFPARFGSLADARAHCATFFTWYNQQHRHSGIGMMTPESVHTGRAIEVRKQRQATLADAFQRTPNRFKHRMPQPQKLPTAAWINPPAMETKAA; this is encoded by the exons ATGCACAACCGAAAGCATCAAATTAGCACTCCAGTAGCTCCCCCGGACACCACCGACGTGTCGCCTTCCGAAGCGCAACGGCCAGACCCCGAGGTCGTCCCAACTGCCAAGCGGCGCGCTTTCTCCAAGGCCGAGAAACTGCGCATTCTGGCCGCCGCTGACGCCTGCGTGGCGCCCGGCGACATCGGCGCGTTGCTGCGTCGGGAAGGCATCTACTCGTCCCACCTGGCGACGTGGCGCAAGCAGCGTCAAGCTGCAGGCGAGGTCGCCGCTCTGGAGCGCAAGCGCGGCCCAAAAGCTGATCCCGCTGCCGCCCAGACGCGGCGCGTGCTGGAGCTGGAAAAAGAAGTAGAACGCCTGCGCGCGAAGCTGGTCAAGGCCGACTTGATTATCGACGTCCAAAAAAAACTTTCCACTCTGCTGGGT GAGCACCAGCGACACACCGAGCGAGCCGAAGTGATTAATGCCGCCAACAGCCTGGGTGAGCAGGTCGGCCTGGCCGCTGCGTGTCGCGCCTTGCGTCTGCCACGCAGCGCCCTGTATCGCGACCGCGCCGCGCGCCACATCTGCCTGTTGCCGCCCCCTGTCGCGACAGCACCAGCGAGGCGGCCTCCGCTGGCGCTGTCGGAACTGGAGCGCCGCGTCGTACTTGACGTGCTCAACAGCCCGCGCTTCGCCAATTGCGCGCCTGCAGCCATCCACGCCCAGTTGCTCGACGAAGGGCGCTATGTGGCCTCGGTACGCACCATGTATCGCTTGCTGCAGGGCTGCGCCGCCGTGCGCGAGCGGCGCAACCAACTACGCCATCCAGAGTACGCCAAGCCCGAGCTGCTGGCCGTGGTGCCCAATCAAGTCTGGAGCTGGGACATCACGAAACTGAAGGGGCCGGTCAGAGGAACCTGTTTCCATCTGTACGTCATACTCGACATCTTCAGCCGCTACGTCGTCGGCTGGATGGTGGCCGAGCAGGAAACCGCCGAATTGGCCGAGCAACTCATCGCCAACACCGCCGCTAAGGAATGCATCTCGCCGGGCGCGCTGACGTTGCATGCCGACCGAGGCAGCAGCATGCGCTCTAAGCCAGTGGCCACGCTGCTGTCCGATCTAGGCATCGCCAAGTCGCACAGCAGGCCCTACGTCTCCGACGACAACCCGTACTCGGAGGCGCAGTTCAAGACCATGAAGTACCAGCCCGGATTCCCAGCACGTTTTGGCTCGCTGGCTGACGCGCGCGCTCACTGCGCCACGTTCTTCACTTGGTACAACCAGCAGCATCGCCATTCCGGCATCGGAATGATGACGCCCGAGAGCGTCCACACCGGTCGCGCGATCGAAGTACGCAAGCAACGACAAGCCACTCTGGCAGATGCATTCCAGCGCACGCCGAACCGTTTCAAACACCGCATGCCGCAGCCGCAGAAGCTACCAACGGCAGCATGGATTAACCCACCGGCGATGGAGACGAAAGCTGCCTGA
- a CDS encoding IS3 family transposase (programmed frameshift) → MTRNKQTIEVVTVSQERRRRWSADEKAALVRETYEPGMNVSLVARKHGVGASQLFNWRKLEREGALTAVTAGESVVPASELAAARAQIAQLQRMLGKKTMEAEILKEAVEFARGKKVDCALALVGQGRPVKPVCSALGVARSHVTLMLARSADWVDGRTVQTFHQPADAILVDAVRAEITALPTYGYRRAGALVNRTRALMGLQAINHKRFYRVMKEYRLLLQKAPKRPVSGRVHDGVVGVAEPNQRWCSDGFEIACDNGEVVTGVFMKDCCDREIIAWRAWAERGLPGEPVRDMLVEAVEARFGQASVGETRLEFLSDNGGAYRAHETHALAREMGIEPVHTPVCSPQSNGIAESFVNTFKRDYVSMMDRSNAEVVLAQLPDAFTHFNEVHPHSSLKLKSPRMFRRELARPERVNDFETPG, encoded by the exons ATGACTAGGAACAAGCAAACAATCGAAGTGGTGACGGTATCCCAGGAGCGCCGCAGGCGCTGGTCTGCCGATGAAAAAGCGGCGCTGGTACGCGAGACATACGAGCCCGGAATGAACGTGTCACTGGTGGCCCGCAAGCATGGCGTTGGGGCCAGCCAGCTGTTCAATTGGCGCAAACTCGAACGCGAAGGCGCACTCACCGCGGTCACCGCGGGTGAGTCGGTGGTGCCGGCCAGCGAACTGGCTGCCGCCCGTGCCCAGATCGCCCAGCTGCAGCGCATGCTCGGCAAGAAAACGATGGAAGCGGAGATCTTGAAGGAGGCAGTCGAGTTCGCTCGCG GAAAAAAAGTGGATTGCGCGCTCGCCCTTGTTGGGCAAGGACGACCAGTGAAGCCGGTCTGTTCTGCTCTGGGCGTGGCGCGCTCTCACGTTACGCTGATGCTGGCACGTTCTGCCGACTGGGTCGACGGTCGTACGGTACAAACGTTCCACCAGCCTGCCGATGCCATTCTGGTCGACGCTGTGCGCGCCGAGATCACCGCGCTGCCGACCTATGGTTACCGCCGGGCCGGCGCTCTGGTCAACCGCACGCGCGCCTTGATGGGCCTGCAAGCGATCAACCACAAGCGCTTTTACCGAGTGATGAAGGAATACCGACTTCTGCTGCAGAAGGCGCCAAAGCGGCCGGTCAGCGGTCGCGTGCACGATGGCGTCGTTGGCGTCGCCGAACCGAATCAGCGCTGGTGCTCGGACGGCTTCGAGATCGCTTGCGACAACGGCGAAGTCGTCACTGGCGTGTTCATGAAGGATTGCTGCGACCGCGAGATCATTGCGTGGCGCGCATGGGCTGAACGGGGCCTGCCGGGCGAGCCGGTGCGTGACATGCTGGTGGAAGCGGTCGAAGCGCGATTTGGCCAGGCGAGCGTTGGCGAGACGAGGCTGGAGTTCTTGAGCGACAACGGTGGCGCCTACCGCGCCCACGAAACGCATGCTCTGGCGCGGGAGATGGGCATCGAGCCGGTACACACACCGGTGTGCAGTCCGCAGTCGAACGGTATCGCCGAGAGCTTTGTGAACACGTTTAAACGGGACTACGTGAGCATGATGGACCGCAGCAACGCCGAAGTCGTTCTCGCTCAACTGCCAGACGCCTTTACCCATTTCAATGAGGTTCATCCGCACTCATCGTTGAAGTTAAAATCGCCTCGCATGTTCAGGAGGGAGCTGGCACGCCCGGAGCGTGTCAATGATTTTGAAACACCTGGTTGA